Proteins co-encoded in one Lacerta agilis isolate rLacAgi1 chromosome 6, rLacAgi1.pri, whole genome shotgun sequence genomic window:
- the BEST4 gene encoding bestrophin-4, protein MTVSYTLKVANARFGGFSKLLFRWKGSIYKLLYKEFIVFVLLYGMLSVIYRHLLNVDQKRLFAKVAEYCNRSTDLIPLSFVLGFYVTLIVNRWWAQYTSIPLPDQLMCVISSNVHGKDDKGRILRRTLIRYANLSSVLILRSVSARVLKRFPTMDHLVEAGFMTQDERKKFESHHSDFNKYWIPCVWFTNLAAQARREGRVRDDVALRLLIDELNLYRSKCSMLFHYDWISIPLVYTQVVTIAVYSFFALCVIGRQFLQPVDQSQNKTMTKKDEDLDLYVPLPTLLQFFFYAGWLKVAEQIINPFGEDDDDFETNKLIDRNLQVSLLSVDDMYQNLPPTGKDKYWNESTAQPPYTMATVAETLKPSFMGSTFDMRMSDDPEQSQQVEASPSMSRIQTPLLNRFLTAAASPAVSLKNFGKGSRIQHSQLLRLRTEGTFPSSSPSFYRREDPEAVGRIDEEDMEDEETRLSETSSPGFHLKVPHKNTNAEILRKELPSITVVEPPDEISISDQPSS, encoded by the exons ATGACAGTCTCCTACACCTTGAAAGTGGCCAATGCTCGCTTTGGGGGCTTCTCCAAACTACTTTTTCGTTGGAAAGGGAGCATCTACAAGCTGCTCTACAAGGAGTTCATTGTCTTCGTCTTGCTTTACGGAATGCTAAGTGTCATCTACCG GCACCTTCTGAATGTGGATCAGAAACGTCTCTTTGCAAAGGTGGCTGAATACTGCAACCGCTCCACTGACCTCATCCCTCTGTCCTTTGTGCTAG GTTTCTATGTCACACTGATTGTGAACCGCTGGTGGGCGCAGTATACCAGCATTCCTCTGCCAGACCAGCTCATGTGCGTCATTTCCAGCAATGTGCATGGGAAGGATGACAAGGGCCGCATCTTGCGCCGCACTCTCATCCGTTACGCCAACCTCTCCTCTGTGCTCATCCTGCGCTCGGTCAGTGCTAGAGTCCTTAAGAGATTCCCCACTATGGACCACTTAGTTGAAGCTG GTTTCATGACACAAGATGAACGCAAGAAGTTTGAGAGTCACCACTCAGACTTCAACAAGTATTGGATCCCTTGTGTGTGGTTCACTAATCTAGCAGCCCAAGCCAGGCGGGAAGGAAGGGTCCGGGATGACGTGGCACTCAGATTGCTCATAGAT GAACTGAACCTCTACCGCTCCAAATGCAGCATGCTTTTCCACTATGACTGGATAAGCATCCCCTTGGTGTACACACAG GTGGTCACCATCGCCGTCTATTCcttctttgctttgtgtgtgATTGGGCGTCAGTTCCTACAACCTGTGgaccaaagtcaaaacaaaacaatgacaaaaaaaGATGAGGACCTAGATCTGTATGTTCCCTTACCCACTCTTCTACAGTTCTTCTTCTATGCTGGTTGGCTGAAG GTGGCAGAGCAGATAATTAATCCCTTTGGAGAGGATGACGATGACTTTGAAACTAACAAACTGATAGACAGGAACCTTCAA GTGTCTTTGCTTTCGGTGGATGACATGTATCAGAACTTACCACCAACTGGAAAAGACAAATACTGGAATGAATCTACAGCTCAGCCCCCATACACAATGGCCACAGTGGCGGAGACCTTGAAACCTTCCTTCATGGGTTCTACCTTTGACATGCG GATGAGCGATGACCCAGAGCAGAGCCAGCAGGTGGAAGCATCACCCAGCATGAGCCGCATTCAGACTCCCCTGCTCAACCGCTTCCTTACTGCAGCTGCCTCTCCTGCAGTCAGCCTCAAAAATTTTGGCAAGGGCAGTCGGATTCAGCATTCCCAGCTACTGCGCCTAAGGACAGAGGGCACCTTCCCCTCTTCCAGCCCCAGCTTCTACCGCAGGGAAGATCCTGAAGCAGTTGGTCGCATTGACGAAGAAGACATGGAGGACGAAGAGACCAGACTTAGTGAAACCTCCTCCCCTGGCTTCCACCTCAAAGTCCCCCATAAGAACACAAACGCTGAGATTTTGAGAAAGGAGCTGCCCAGCATTACAGTGGTGGAGCCCCCAGATGAGATCAGTATCAGTGACCAGCCATCTAGCTAA